A genome region from Solanum pennellii chromosome 12, SPENNV200 includes the following:
- the LOC107007686 gene encoding protein NEOXANTHIN-DEFICIENT 1, whose protein sequence is MEVKDTNCTSLGYGKPPWIFKGSALYQLHLVKAENARAFIPKECKLVEAFGYTLGGFFLASYDDSPAGIFDELVVIAGLVWNPPTSCAWAARVLVGSDEACLHGRKVVGLPSQVARFSKKITALPQKPESKSSSFLRRIGLRTSSSNYMNHMDVEVTEIKKQTAMSICNINVNATASQQDSKGWMGPLIKMSLPNFSGRTKYNSDLLKYSCQIECRVRAVQPAKVSGPSESDADKENSSEDQSPNVESVSRVPRGTKRNFSISVMLSKPILALEFNHLKMRVEAPTTVTACSHDTT, encoded by the exons ATGGAAGTGAAAGACACAAATTGTACTTCATTGGGTTATGGAAAACCTCCATGGATTTTTAAAGGCAG TGCTTTATACCAACTTCATCTTGTCAAAGCAGAGAACGCTAGAGCTTTCATTCCTAAAGAGTGCAAACTAGTTGAGGCATTTGG ATATACTCTTGGTGGGTTTTTTCTTGCTAGCTATGATGATAGTCCTGCTGGAATTTTCGATGAG CTTGTGGTGATTGCAGGATTAGTGTGGAATCCACCTACGTCTTGTGC ATGGGCTGCCAGGGTGCTGGTGGGCAGTGATGAGGCATGCCTTCATGGACGGAAG GTTGTAGGTCTTCCAAGCCAAGTTGCCAGATTTTCGAAG AAAATTACAGCACTTCCACAGAAACCGGAAAGTAAATCAAGCAGTTTCCTAAGAAGGATTGGCTTGAGGACATCTTCTTCTAACTATATGAATCACATGGACGTAGAAGTTACTGAAATAAAGAAACAGACAGCAATGAGTATCTGCAACATAAACGTTAATGCCACTG CTTCTCAGCAGGATTCTAAGGGATGGATGGGTCCACTTATCAAAATGTCACTACCAAACTTCAG TGGACGGACAAAGTACAATTCTGATCTCCTCAAGTACTCTTGCCAGATTGAGTGCAG GGTAAGAGCAGTGCAACCAGCAAAAGTTTCGGGACCATCTGAGTCAGATGCAGACAAGGAAAATTCATCTGAAGATCAGAGCCCAAATGTGGAATCAGTTAGCAGAGTGCCCAGAGGGACCAAGAGAAATTTCAGCATATCTGTGATGCTGTCGAAGCCCATTTTGGCTTTAGAATTCAATCATCTGAAAATGAGAGTTGAAGCTCCTACTACAGTTACCGCATGTTCCCATGACACTACTTGA
- the LOC107007685 gene encoding non-structural maintenance of chromosomes element 4 homolog A-like, with amino-acid sequence MAESTQEELNGFTEQPISQARVVVCKYSAIQNSISEGKDDIACVDSEKFKEIMNQIENSHNEVKKPREQVADAEALFDLTRTLVASVRSHSADDVTPYIFISSLLEAFGPQSAKHQKGLSPNEDTVGWKKLGLAVSPIFRNGRGCHTMIGPMNCEVKQRKYTIRKPHTRVYLHAQPQELDVMEEKTDTDSNISTMFQILREKKRVKLEYLIVNRKSFAQSIENLFALSFLVKDGRVVIDVDENGSHFLSPRNGPDANLVKSGEVKYSHFVFRLDFADWELMKNAVPEGEELMPNRNILVNPVFTEANEPNREILVNPVITEANKRVAMDNCQRMLPITWVKKLSRNRGKVLHKASEVDSNSPEIGDASIGSGSLKRKLL; translated from the exons atggCTGAGAGTACTCAAGAGGAGTTGAACGGTTTCACTGAGCAACCCATATCTCAAGCAAGAGTAGTTGTTTGCAAATACTCTGCTATACAAAACAGTATTTCTG AGGGGAAAGATGATATTGCTTGTGTTGATTCGGAGAAGTTCAAGgaaattatgaatcaaattGAAAACTCTCATAATGAAG TAAAAAAGCCAAGAGAGCAAGTTGCAGATGCAGAGGCATTGTTTGATCTCACCAGAACTTTGGTGGCTTCAGTTAGATCACATTCTGCTGATGATGTTACACCTTATATATTCATTTCCTCTTTGCTCGAAGCCTTCGGGCCACAAAGTGCAAAACATCAAAAAGGGCTCTCTCCAAATGAAGATACTGTAGGTTGGAAGAAACTTGGGCTTGCTGTTTCACCAATTTTTAGGAATGGAAGAGGTTGCCACACAAT GATTGGACCCATGAACTGTGAAGTTAAGCAACGTAAGTATACTATACGTAAACCACACACAAGGGTTTACTTGCATGCTCAACCTCAAGAG CTTGACGTTATGGAGGAGAAAACAGATACAGACAGCAACATATCAACTATGTTTCAAATCCTAAGGGAGAAGAAGAGAGTTAAGCTTGAGTATCTCATAGTGAACAGAAAATCTTTTGCGCAAAGCATTGAGAATTTATTTGCGCTATCTTTTCTAGTGAAAGATGGACGGGTTGTCATAGATGTCGATGAAAATGGATCTCACTTTCTTT CTCCAAGGAATGGTCCTGATGCCAATTTAGTTAAGTCTGGTGAAGTTAAATACAGCCACTTCGTCTTCAGATTAGATTTTGCTGATTGGGAG CTGATGAAGAATGCAGTACCAGAAGGAGAAGAGCTGATGCCAAACAGGAACATATTGGTGAATCCAGTCTTTACTGAAGCTAATGAACCAAACAGAGAGATATTGGTTAATCCAGTCATTACTGAGGCTAATAAGCGAGTTGCGATGGATAATTGTCAACGAATGTTACCTATCACTTGGGTCAAGAAATTGTCAAGGAACCGAGGCAAGGTATTACACAAAGCTTCAGAAGTTGATAGTAACTCCCCTGAAATTGGTGATGCCAGCATTGGCAGTGGCAGCCTGAAGAGGAAGCTGCTATGA